The proteins below are encoded in one region of Streptomyces sp. NBC_00490:
- a CDS encoding CHAT domain-containing protein, protein MTWTWVRGAQGFGTGYAPGPDVDEAVRALAAELPGGGAEGMRRVFESGALATYEGERRLSRLLAEVLWPPGLTDQIRQVSAHLGRPLMRIQPSPRVAQVPWELLAVDGDDSDVRLIDLVDIATTAPASLRRAGTTPTDQDPDPDAVVLVLDPRVPGFRADSPLGSVLGQPGSDPALLSLVQRRLDAGTVVPSVATPAEAFRRTDLDRDWLGEALRKGARRLMYVGHVSGAPVEGGQSEDVTLHLCCGPETTGMTEPVRTHRPLSAKDLLLGTLPLRADGVPGAHLWPAPPRVALIACESGGDLRFAESFGLATAMIHNGAHLVTATRWVLPTSFAFHRLAGLPPSVRPLTEAVVAVDAAHEDHDPVGRLGAWQRERLDRWRADGRIEHSPLLWAALTCIVR, encoded by the coding sequence ATGACCTGGACTTGGGTCCGTGGGGCACAGGGCTTCGGCACCGGGTACGCCCCGGGGCCGGACGTGGACGAGGCCGTCCGCGCGCTGGCCGCCGAACTGCCGGGCGGCGGCGCGGAAGGCATGCGGCGCGTGTTCGAGTCCGGCGCGCTGGCCACGTACGAGGGAGAGCGCCGCCTCTCCCGCCTGCTGGCCGAGGTGCTGTGGCCGCCGGGCCTGACCGACCAGATCCGCCAGGTGTCCGCACACCTGGGCCGTCCGCTGATGCGAATCCAGCCGTCGCCCCGGGTCGCCCAGGTCCCGTGGGAGCTGCTCGCCGTGGACGGTGACGACAGCGACGTACGGCTGATCGACCTCGTGGACATCGCCACCACGGCACCGGCATCGCTACGACGGGCAGGCACCACCCCGACCGATCAGGACCCGGACCCGGACGCCGTGGTTCTCGTCCTGGACCCCCGCGTCCCCGGCTTCCGCGCCGACTCCCCGCTCGGCTCGGTCCTGGGGCAGCCCGGCTCGGACCCGGCGCTGCTGTCCCTCGTACAGCGCAGGCTCGACGCGGGCACCGTCGTTCCGTCCGTCGCCACCCCCGCCGAGGCCTTCCGCCGCACCGACCTCGACCGTGACTGGCTGGGCGAGGCGCTGCGCAAGGGTGCCCGTCGCCTGATGTACGTCGGTCACGTCAGCGGCGCCCCCGTCGAGGGCGGGCAGAGTGAGGACGTCACCCTCCATCTGTGCTGCGGCCCGGAGACCACGGGGATGACCGAACCGGTGCGCACCCACCGCCCGTTGTCCGCCAAGGACCTTCTCCTCGGCACGCTCCCGCTGCGCGCGGACGGTGTGCCGGGCGCTCACCTCTGGCCCGCACCGCCGCGCGTCGCGCTGATCGCCTGCGAGAGCGGCGGCGATCTCCGCTTCGCCGAGTCCTTCGGCCTGGCGACGGCGATGATCCACAACGGCGCCCACCTGGTCACCGCCACCCGCTGGGTGCTCCCCACCAGCTTCGCCTTCCACCGCCTGGCCGGTCTGCCTCCGTCCGTACGGCCCCTCACGGAGGCCGTGGTCGCCGTGGACGCGGCCCACGAGGACCACGACCCGGTCGGCCGTCTCGGAGCCTGGCAGCGAGAGCGGCTCGACCGGTGGCGCGCCGACGGCCGGATCGAGCACTCGCCCCTCCTGTGGGCGGCCCTGACCTGCATCGTCAGGTGA
- a CDS encoding DUF3592 domain-containing protein — translation MDLQKMLGLWWTVPAGLALVGYACSLAGLTRPQRAVWVTARVVEVHPPGHGESGNHGIPVTIVYQDPGTGREFRLRHDNRRGERVQVAWVGQEFPVRFPRRRPERFHLMLDSEGRASGTGGPNCMVILLVLGLVVQSFFAWGWQWGLICVGGLLLLVVALSRDGEHVRARAAQLAEGVTVQGRVVAVTRDVHSDGEGGESVSHASVVAFTTHDGVEVTALCAQGIRNIAGSLGRDIPLRYAPADPSLFTADPDHERRERTSHIRFVATLLVTGTALVGVGGYCLHHPWPLT, via the coding sequence ATGGACCTGCAGAAGATGCTCGGGCTGTGGTGGACGGTGCCCGCGGGGCTGGCATTGGTGGGTTACGCCTGTTCGCTGGCCGGGTTGACGCGGCCGCAGCGGGCGGTGTGGGTGACGGCTCGGGTCGTGGAGGTGCATCCGCCGGGCCACGGTGAGTCGGGGAACCACGGGATACCGGTGACGATCGTGTACCAGGACCCCGGCACCGGACGGGAGTTCAGGCTGCGGCACGACAACAGGCGTGGTGAACGGGTACAAGTGGCCTGGGTGGGGCAGGAGTTCCCGGTCCGGTTCCCGCGGCGGCGGCCGGAGCGGTTCCATCTCATGCTGGACAGCGAGGGGCGGGCCTCCGGGACCGGCGGGCCGAACTGCATGGTGATCCTGCTGGTGTTGGGACTGGTCGTCCAGTCGTTCTTCGCGTGGGGCTGGCAGTGGGGGCTGATCTGCGTCGGTGGCCTGCTGCTCCTCGTCGTCGCGCTGAGCCGGGACGGCGAGCACGTCCGCGCCCGCGCCGCTCAACTGGCCGAGGGCGTCACCGTCCAGGGCCGCGTGGTCGCCGTCACCAGGGATGTCCACTCCGACGGCGAAGGCGGCGAGAGCGTCAGCCACGCCTCCGTCGTCGCCTTCACCACCCACGACGGCGTCGAGGTCACCGCGCTGTGCGCACAGGGCATCCGGAACATCGCCGGGTCCCTCGGCCGCGACATCCCCCTCCGTTACGCGCCCGCCGATCCGTCCCTCTTCACCGCCGACCCCGACCACGAACGCCGTGAGCGCACGTCGCACATCAGGTTCGTCGCGACCCTGCTGGTCACCGGGACCGCCCTGGTCGGGGTGGGCGGTTACTGCCTCCACCACCCCTGGCCCCTCACCTGA
- a CDS encoding SMI1/KNR4 family protein, giving the protein MNIEIAPHVRETASQLGEGVPYALKVLAGRLADDPDMGEPSALPGILTVMIDGDLFEDCPALAVGYVREPDRLEIRYVTPASFGRPAADDPDRQEPQGRHQERPAVPGAEAVTVREVADAWRRITGRLRANAPDSLAALRSGASAAAVAAVEGDLGIRLPVELRALWLLTAGDDGAHGWGCLPGNKALMTLEAVSALYRMKTAAQAQKDPLNSGRPEEERVTVWRATWIPVIALGPTDHTSGLYLDAATGFLGRWSRYHEEPDEERDTLVTYLEEMADTLEFPALAARDKPGLIGGTLVWLSSIDPAREDRWQPLTG; this is encoded by the coding sequence GTGAACATCGAGATCGCCCCGCACGTCCGTGAGACCGCTTCCCAGCTCGGAGAGGGTGTGCCCTATGCGCTGAAGGTCCTGGCCGGCCGGCTGGCGGACGACCCGGACATGGGAGAGCCCTCGGCTCTGCCCGGCATCCTCACCGTGATGATCGACGGCGACCTCTTCGAGGACTGCCCCGCCCTGGCCGTCGGCTACGTTCGCGAGCCCGACCGGCTGGAGATCCGGTACGTGACCCCGGCCTCCTTCGGCCGGCCCGCCGCCGACGACCCCGACCGGCAGGAACCGCAGGGGCGGCATCAGGAGCGGCCCGCCGTTCCCGGTGCCGAGGCGGTCACCGTACGGGAGGTCGCGGACGCCTGGCGGCGCATCACCGGCCGGCTCCGGGCCAACGCCCCCGACTCCCTCGCGGCCCTTCGGTCCGGCGCGAGCGCCGCTGCCGTCGCCGCCGTGGAAGGTGACCTCGGCATCCGGTTACCCGTGGAACTGCGCGCCCTGTGGCTGCTGACGGCGGGCGACGACGGAGCCCACGGCTGGGGCTGCCTTCCGGGCAACAAGGCCCTGATGACCCTGGAGGCCGTGAGCGCCCTCTACCGCATGAAGACCGCCGCGCAGGCCCAGAAGGACCCCCTCAACTCCGGTCGCCCCGAGGAGGAGCGGGTCACGGTGTGGCGGGCCACCTGGATTCCGGTGATCGCCCTCGGGCCGACCGATCACACCTCGGGCCTGTATCTGGACGCCGCGACCGGCTTCCTGGGCCGTTGGTCCCGCTACCACGAAGAGCCGGACGAGGAACGCGACACCCTGGTCACCTATCTGGAAGAGATGGCCGACACGCTGGAGTTCCCGGCCCTGGCCGCGCGGGACAAGCCGGGTCTGATCGGTGGGACGTTGGTGTGGCTCAGCAGCATCGACCCAGCGCGGGAGGACAGGTGGCAGCCCCTGACGGGCTGA
- a CDS encoding HSP90 family protein — MPLRDTSAQQAATDRTFQVDLRGLVDLLSHHLYSSPRVYLRELMQNAVDALTARHAIEPHGAFGIRLYADGSVVRVEDDGVGLTEDDVHTFLATIGRSSKRAEGIAEQRADFIGQFGIGLLSCFLVADEIHVLSRSARTPDAPAVEWRGRGDGSYTVRTLPASARPRPGTTVTLTPRADAGEWTRPAQVHALARHFGSLLRHPLTYDDGTGESAPVNPEPAPWSRTYPTPGARSRALAAYGEEVFGFTPLDTIELDLPAVGLKGIACVLPEAVPAGRRHGHRVHVKGMLLSEQAEEILPEWAFFVRCVVDAESLRPTASRESLYEDDTLAAVRDALAERLRAWIARAAASDPDLLHRFLQAHHLAVKSLAVHDDEILRMLLPWLPFETTDGHCTLDEFARTHRTVLVTSSVEEFRQVAAIASAAGLGVVNGGYTYDRELVHRLPEIRPEASVADLDPATLTAHLDPVDRETELAAAAYLAQARDALSVFDCDVALRTFQPASAPALLVDSREARHERTRSQLAREQEGGLWGDILGALRQEAPRAQLILNQLNPLVRTAVTIDEPELARTSAEALYGQAAMLSRRPLRPAESSLINRSFLDLLAHALRKDS, encoded by the coding sequence ATGCCCCTGCGCGACACCTCCGCCCAGCAAGCCGCCACCGACCGCACCTTCCAGGTCGACCTCCGCGGCCTGGTGGACCTGCTCTCCCACCACCTCTACTCCAGCCCCCGCGTCTACCTGCGTGAACTGATGCAGAACGCGGTCGACGCCCTCACCGCACGGCACGCCATCGAGCCCCACGGTGCCTTCGGTATCCGCCTGTACGCGGACGGCTCCGTCGTACGCGTCGAGGACGACGGCGTCGGGCTCACCGAGGACGACGTACACACCTTCCTCGCCACGATCGGCCGCAGCAGCAAGCGCGCCGAGGGGATCGCCGAGCAACGCGCCGACTTCATCGGCCAGTTCGGCATCGGCCTGCTCTCCTGCTTCCTGGTCGCGGACGAGATCCACGTCCTGAGCCGCTCCGCCCGCACCCCGGACGCCCCGGCCGTGGAGTGGCGGGGGCGCGGCGACGGCAGCTACACCGTCCGCACCCTGCCCGCCTCCGCCCGCCCCCGGCCCGGCACCACCGTCACGCTGACGCCGCGCGCCGACGCGGGCGAGTGGACCCGCCCGGCCCAAGTGCACGCCCTGGCCCGGCACTTCGGCTCCCTGCTGCGCCACCCCCTGACCTACGACGACGGCACGGGCGAGAGCGCACCGGTCAACCCCGAGCCCGCGCCCTGGTCGCGTACGTACCCCACGCCCGGAGCCCGCTCCCGCGCCCTGGCCGCGTACGGCGAGGAGGTCTTCGGCTTCACGCCGCTGGACACCATCGAACTGGACCTGCCCGCCGTGGGTCTGAAGGGCATCGCGTGCGTGCTGCCCGAGGCGGTCCCGGCCGGGCGCCGTCACGGCCACCGGGTGCACGTCAAGGGCATGCTGCTGTCCGAGCAGGCCGAGGAGATCCTGCCCGAGTGGGCCTTCTTCGTCCGCTGCGTCGTCGACGCCGAGAGCCTGCGGCCTACGGCGTCCCGCGAGTCCCTGTACGAGGACGACACCCTCGCCGCCGTCCGCGACGCCCTCGCCGAGCGGCTGCGCGCATGGATCGCCCGGGCCGCCGCCAGCGACCCGGACCTGCTCCACCGCTTCCTCCAGGCCCACCACCTGGCCGTCAAGTCGCTCGCGGTGCACGACGACGAGATCCTGCGGATGCTGCTGCCCTGGCTGCCGTTCGAGACCACCGACGGCCACTGCACCCTCGACGAGTTCGCGCGCACCCACCGCACGGTGCTCGTGACGTCGAGCGTGGAGGAGTTCCGACAGGTCGCGGCGATCGCCTCGGCGGCCGGACTGGGCGTCGTCAACGGCGGCTACACCTACGACCGTGAACTGGTCCACCGGCTGCCCGAGATCAGGCCCGAGGCCAGCGTCGCCGACCTCGACCCGGCGACCCTCACCGCGCATCTCGACCCCGTCGACCGGGAGACGGAACTGGCCGCCGCGGCCTACCTCGCCCAGGCCCGCGACGCCCTGTCCGTCTTCGATTGCGACGTCGCGCTGCGCACCTTCCAGCCCGCCTCCGCACCCGCCCTGCTGGTCGACAGCCGCGAGGCCAGGCACGAACGCACCCGCTCCCAGCTCGCCCGGGAGCAGGAGGGCGGCCTGTGGGGCGACATCCTCGGCGCCCTGCGCCAGGAGGCGCCGCGAGCCCAGCTGATCCTCAACCAGCTCAACCCGCTGGTGCGTACCGCCGTCACCATCGACGAGCCCGAGCTGGCCCGCACCAGCGCCGAAGCCCTCTACGGACAGGCCGCGATGCTGTCCCGGCGTCCGCTCAGGCCCGCCGAGTCGAGCCTGATCAACCGCTCCTTCCTCGACCTTCTCGCCCACGCCCTGCGCAAGGACAGCTGA
- a CDS encoding helix-turn-helix transcriptional regulator: MLDSQQRSLERHFSEVQHARSLFSDIVEQLAVARVGDPDPAQATVLNGSAEISRALEEAVGLARSEVIGMHPGIPISPERLAEGRIRNKKLLDRGVAMRSMHLTAMLRTSFGPAHLRDLESAGASVRIAAVLPARLVIADRRVALVSTPSMEQEGSALRLECGAFLEILTRFFDHLWDHEAAPLTPAVDDAVEGEDELDEESGGDRLTGREQALLRLMAKGLKDEAIARDLGVSPRTLRRLIADLMRRLDCESRFQAGVEATARGWLDAAPHD, from the coding sequence ATGCTCGACTCCCAACAGCGGTCTCTCGAACGCCATTTCTCGGAAGTGCAGCACGCGCGCAGCCTTTTCTCCGACATTGTCGAGCAGTTGGCGGTGGCCCGTGTCGGCGATCCGGATCCGGCCCAGGCGACCGTTCTGAACGGTTCGGCGGAGATTTCCCGCGCGCTGGAAGAAGCCGTGGGTCTGGCCCGTTCCGAGGTGATCGGAATGCATCCCGGTATTCCGATTTCTCCGGAACGGCTCGCGGAAGGCCGGATCCGGAACAAGAAGCTGCTGGACCGCGGTGTCGCCATGCGTTCCATGCATTTGACGGCAATGCTGCGCACCTCGTTCGGACCGGCCCATCTGAGGGATCTGGAGAGCGCGGGGGCAAGTGTCCGTATCGCCGCGGTACTTCCCGCCCGGCTGGTTATCGCGGACCGGCGGGTGGCTTTGGTGTCGACCCCTTCCATGGAACAGGAAGGATCCGCGCTACGTCTGGAATGCGGCGCTTTCCTGGAGATCCTGACCCGTTTCTTCGATCACCTCTGGGACCATGAGGCGGCCCCTCTCACTCCTGCCGTCGATGACGCCGTGGAGGGGGAGGACGAGCTGGACGAGGAGAGCGGCGGCGACCGGCTGACCGGCCGCGAGCAGGCTCTGCTACGGCTCATGGCCAAGGGCCTCAAGGACGAGGCCATCGCCCGCGACCTGGGCGTCTCACCGCGTACGCTGCGCAGGCTCATCGCCGACCTGATGCGTCGGCTCGACTGCGAGAGCCGCTTCCAGGCCGGTGTCGAGGCCACGGCCCGCGGCTGGCTGGACGCCGCGCCGCACGACTGA
- a CDS encoding phytanoyl-CoA dioxygenase family protein, which yields MLLSEEQEREYRERGFVVVDSLFSPDEVESLRESFRRDGEIPGEHRIVEDDGRAVRAVYASHRRQPEFAALVRHPGVLGPVRRLLGAEVYVYQFKINAKPAMGGGGWAWHQDFAAWRIADNLPAPRLVNVGVFLDDVTEFNGPVIFVPGSHRDGLVRSGRTQSDARSAQHLDPDDIALKPADMVALAAEHGMDSPKGAAGSVIFFDPEIVHGSAPNMSPFDRRLLILTYNDVTNEPRPLGEPRPDYVVCRDTTPLRVLDDAPVLAGVGEAV from the coding sequence ATGCTTCTCAGTGAAGAGCAGGAAAGAGAATACCGGGAGCGGGGATTCGTCGTGGTCGACTCCCTGTTCAGCCCGGACGAGGTGGAGTCGCTGCGCGAGTCCTTCCGCCGCGACGGTGAGATACCCGGCGAGCACCGCATCGTCGAGGACGACGGACGCGCCGTCCGCGCGGTGTACGCCTCCCACCGGCGGCAGCCGGAGTTCGCGGCCCTGGTGCGGCACCCGGGAGTCCTGGGGCCCGTGCGCCGGCTGCTGGGGGCGGAGGTCTACGTATACCAATTCAAGATCAACGCGAAGCCGGCGATGGGTGGCGGCGGTTGGGCCTGGCACCAGGACTTCGCGGCCTGGCGCATCGCCGACAACCTTCCCGCACCGCGCCTGGTGAACGTGGGCGTCTTCCTCGACGACGTCACGGAGTTCAACGGCCCGGTCATCTTCGTGCCCGGCTCGCACCGCGACGGTCTGGTGCGCAGCGGCCGCACGCAGTCCGACGCCAGGTCCGCACAGCACCTGGACCCCGACGACATCGCACTCAAGCCCGCCGACATGGTGGCGCTCGCCGCCGAGCACGGCATGGACAGCCCCAAGGGCGCCGCGGGTTCGGTGATCTTCTTCGATCCCGAGATCGTCCACGGCTCCGCGCCCAACATGTCGCCGTTCGACCGCAGGCTGCTGATCCTCACGTACAACGACGTGACCAACGAGCCCCGGCCGCTCGGCGAGCCCCGGCCGGACTATGTCGTCTGCCGGGACACCACCCCCCTGCGCGTCCTCGACGACGCTCCCGTTCTCGCGGGCGTCGGGGAGGCGGTGTGA
- a CDS encoding zinc-binding dehydrogenase yields MTERGRSRAVVLEEFGHPLALRDFELPRPPEGGMVVAGRYGGVCGTDLHLQQGHLPVPVPLVLGHEGLGTVHTLAPGTHLDASGAPLATGDEVMWASSLACGTCPPCRLHREPTLCEQRRTYGVNRPATGAYPLSGSWADHIVLHPGTTVVKVPDGVGALAAMALACAGPTMVHAFYERRPVRVGETVVVQGSGPVGLAAAALAQLAGAARVILVGGPAQRLELAAQAGIGDHHVNLVEAADTGTALAEVHRLTGGAGADLVVECTGVPGAVGQGLGLARRGGSYLIVGQYTDSGDTLINPHQIVYRQLDVVGSWAFTGAHLVEYVRLLPALTRRFALADLVTEYALADHGQALAAVAGGSVMKAVLAGGDRFCRGDRR; encoded by the coding sequence GTGACCGAGCGCGGACGCAGCCGTGCCGTGGTGCTCGAGGAGTTCGGACACCCGCTCGCCCTGCGCGACTTCGAGCTGCCGCGACCGCCCGAGGGCGGCATGGTCGTCGCGGGCCGGTACGGCGGGGTCTGCGGTACGGATCTGCACCTCCAGCAGGGGCACCTGCCGGTACCGGTGCCCCTGGTCCTGGGCCACGAGGGGCTCGGCACCGTGCACACCCTCGCCCCCGGCACCCATCTCGACGCCTCCGGCGCTCCCCTCGCGACCGGCGACGAGGTGATGTGGGCGTCCTCGCTCGCCTGCGGCACCTGCCCGCCCTGCCGGCTGCACCGCGAGCCGACACTGTGCGAGCAGCGCCGCACCTACGGGGTGAACCGGCCCGCGACCGGTGCGTATCCGCTCTCCGGGTCCTGGGCCGACCACATCGTGCTGCACCCCGGAACCACCGTGGTCAAGGTCCCCGACGGGGTAGGGGCGTTGGCCGCCATGGCGCTGGCCTGCGCCGGGCCGACCATGGTGCACGCCTTCTACGAGCGCAGGCCGGTCCGCGTCGGTGAGACGGTCGTCGTCCAGGGATCCGGTCCCGTCGGCCTCGCCGCCGCCGCGCTCGCCCAACTCGCCGGAGCCGCCCGGGTGATCCTCGTCGGCGGCCCCGCGCAGCGGCTGGAGCTCGCGGCACAGGCGGGCATCGGCGACCACCACGTCAATCTGGTCGAGGCCGCCGACACCGGCACCGCGCTCGCGGAGGTCCATCGGCTCACGGGCGGGGCCGGCGCGGACCTCGTCGTCGAGTGCACCGGCGTGCCGGGGGCCGTCGGGCAGGGGCTCGGGCTGGCCCGCCGCGGAGGCTCGTACCTGATCGTCGGCCAGTACACCGACAGCGGCGACACCCTGATCAATCCGCACCAGATCGTGTACCGGCAGCTCGACGTCGTCGGTTCCTGGGCGTTCACCGGCGCCCATCTCGTCGAGTACGTACGGCTGTTGCCCGCCCTGACGCGCCGGTTCGCGTTGGCGGACCTCGTGACGGAGTACGCGCTGGCGGACCACGGGCAGGCGCTGGCGGCCGTCGCCGGCGGCTCGGTGATGAAGGCAGTTCTGGCCGGCGGCGACCGGTTCTGCCGGGGGGACAGGCGATGA
- a CDS encoding amino acid adenylation domain-containing protein, translating to MTTTASVRAGAHRRLTADTVVELVVRQAEHHPESVAVRHGDRALTYGQLLSAAASMATALADGHGVGAGLRVGLATRRGIPQMVSVLAILMAGGCYVPLDPALPEQRLRGMIDDAGLKLLVSDDAYSGPRPPGAVIAAPRLSGESVQAYPGRLRPQASSEAYVLFTSGSTGRPKGVVMPHRPLVNLIEWQRASSTAGVGTRTLQFAPIGFDVSFQEIFSTWCSGGELVLIGEQDRRDPARVLGLAHHHGVQRIFVPFAVLQSMADWAFDGDQDLPRLTEIITAGEQPIVTPALERFVELTGNPTLANQYGPTETHAATQSVLRGAPRDWPRVPPLGEVLDNCSVLLLDDSLTPVPEGTEGEICVAGISLADGYAVDDDRTRGRFVAVAHLDGVRRLYRTGDFGIVEDGVLLYRGRRDDQVKISGHRIEMGEVEAAVSAHPEVGQVAVVAVGDGPGTRHLVAFVVARRGTAPDEDGLRAFTARLLPAHAVPRRFLPADTLPRTATNKVDRRALAARAAPAPAGEDVPPLGARETVRAVWQRALGRAVPDGARFFDVGGDSLTAVRLVVELNKHFTRKISVGDLLLRPEFEACVAFFEATDANDDFRPRPAAGAAERGAWLPVALTQAHRMNREAWRARHGLPSISNVPMAYHLQGELDASALETALRHFVTRHPALALEIDETPGAHRQRLTDWAPTLRSVRLDPQLSAEAARERALALVQEDAERPFVRRGTAYDGLLRATLIRIAEREHHLFLCADHIVFDGWSVGVLNEDLAVCYRAALRGEAPPAAEPDLRFLDWARAENAWLGEELAATLRVDFGRQPRVPEDPAAALLYPAIEPGPPAHYARETLIRRRLDANRTAAVHELARTSGHPMGSVLTALYATAFARWSGRDEVALVSTFANRTIPDADRSVGFFANNVPVFLGRAAGLSPAEMIDRAARVVGRAAQREAVPFPFWLATMLPGHEDLAGSARYAFLNVRSQDRSGLDRLELDGVTSRAVRVDIALTPSFALGLRAGDNGDDIALELAFLPGLVAPQRAEALMAELEDVVDGAGHPRGGQRR from the coding sequence ATGACGACGACAGCATCCGTGCGAGCGGGAGCGCACCGACGGCTCACGGCGGACACGGTCGTGGAGCTGGTGGTGCGGCAGGCCGAGCACCATCCGGAGTCGGTGGCCGTACGCCACGGCGACCGGGCACTGACGTACGGCCAACTCCTTTCGGCCGCCGCCTCGATGGCGACGGCACTGGCGGACGGCCACGGGGTGGGGGCCGGTCTGCGCGTGGGTCTCGCCACCCGGCGCGGGATTCCGCAGATGGTGTCCGTCCTCGCGATCCTCATGGCGGGCGGCTGCTATGTGCCGCTGGATCCGGCCCTGCCCGAGCAGCGGCTGCGCGGCATGATCGACGACGCAGGGCTGAAACTGCTGGTGAGCGACGACGCGTACTCGGGCCCGCGGCCACCGGGCGCCGTGATCGCGGCGCCGCGGCTGTCCGGGGAGAGCGTCCAGGCGTACCCGGGGCGGCTGCGCCCGCAGGCCTCGTCCGAGGCGTACGTGCTGTTCACCTCCGGGTCCACCGGCAGGCCCAAGGGCGTGGTGATGCCGCACCGCCCGCTGGTCAACCTCATCGAGTGGCAGCGTGCCTCCTCGACCGCGGGCGTCGGCACCCGCACCCTGCAGTTCGCGCCGATCGGCTTCGACGTCTCCTTCCAGGAGATCTTCTCGACCTGGTGCAGCGGCGGGGAACTGGTGCTCATCGGGGAACAGGACCGGCGTGACCCGGCCCGGGTCCTCGGGCTGGCCCACCACCACGGCGTACAGCGGATCTTCGTGCCCTTCGCTGTCCTCCAGTCCATGGCGGACTGGGCGTTCGACGGCGACCAGGACCTGCCGCGTCTGACGGAGATCATCACGGCGGGCGAGCAGCCGATCGTCACCCCCGCCCTGGAGCGCTTCGTCGAGCTCACCGGCAACCCCACCCTCGCCAACCAGTACGGCCCGACCGAGACCCACGCGGCGACGCAGAGCGTGCTGCGCGGCGCGCCGCGGGACTGGCCGCGGGTGCCGCCGCTCGGCGAGGTCCTCGACAACTGCTCGGTCCTGCTCCTCGACGACTCCCTGACGCCCGTGCCCGAGGGCACCGAGGGGGAGATCTGCGTCGCGGGGATCTCCCTCGCCGACGGGTACGCCGTCGACGACGACCGTACCCGCGGCAGATTCGTCGCGGTCGCTCATCTCGACGGGGTCCGGCGGCTGTACCGCACGGGAGACTTCGGGATCGTCGAGGACGGCGTCCTGCTCTACCGGGGCCGGCGCGACGACCAGGTGAAGATCAGCGGGCACCGCATCGAGATGGGCGAGGTCGAGGCCGCCGTGTCGGCGCACCCAGAGGTCGGCCAGGTGGCGGTGGTCGCCGTCGGGGACGGTCCCGGCACCCGGCACCTGGTGGCCTTCGTGGTGGCACGCCGCGGAACGGCGCCGGACGAGGACGGGCTGCGCGCCTTCACGGCCCGGCTGCTGCCCGCGCACGCCGTCCCCCGGCGTTTCCTGCCGGCCGACACGCTGCCCCGCACCGCCACCAACAAGGTGGACCGGCGTGCCCTCGCCGCGCGGGCCGCCCCCGCACCGGCCGGCGAGGACGTCCCGCCCCTGGGCGCCCGGGAGACGGTGCGGGCGGTGTGGCAGCGGGCCCTGGGCAGGGCCGTGCCCGACGGCGCCCGGTTCTTCGACGTGGGCGGCGACTCGCTCACCGCGGTCCGCCTCGTCGTCGAGCTCAACAAGCACTTCACGCGGAAGATCTCCGTCGGCGATCTGCTGCTGCGCCCGGAGTTCGAGGCCTGCGTCGCCTTCTTCGAGGCCACCGACGCGAACGACGACTTCCGGCCCCGCCCCGCCGCCGGTGCCGCGGAGCGCGGTGCGTGGCTGCCGGTCGCGCTCACCCAGGCGCACCGGATGAACCGCGAGGCCTGGCGGGCCCGGCACGGACTGCCGAGCATCAGCAACGTCCCCATGGCATACCACCTTCAGGGGGAGCTGGACGCGAGTGCGCTGGAGACCGCGCTGAGGCATTTCGTCACCCGGCACCCGGCGCTCGCCCTGGAGATCGACGAGACTCCGGGCGCCCACCGTCAGCGGCTCACCGACTGGGCGCCCACGCTGCGCAGCGTGCGGCTCGACCCGCAGCTGTCCGCCGAAGCCGCCCGGGAGCGGGCACTGGCCCTCGTCCAGGAGGACGCCGAGCGTCCCTTCGTCCGGCGCGGAACGGCGTACGACGGACTGCTGCGGGCGACGCTGATCCGGATCGCCGAGCGGGAGCACCATCTGTTCCTGTGCGCCGACCACATCGTGTTCGACGGCTGGTCGGTGGGGGTGCTCAACGAGGACCTGGCCGTCTGTTACCGCGCGGCCCTGCGCGGCGAGGCGCCCCCGGCGGCCGAGCCCGATCTGAGGTTCCTCGACTGGGCCCGCGCGGAGAACGCCTGGCTGGGCGAGGAGCTCGCGGCCACCCTTCGCGTGGACTTCGGCCGGCAGCCCCGGGTGCCCGAGGACCCGGCCGCCGCCCTCCTCTACCCGGCGATCGAGCCCGGCCCGCCCGCGCACTACGCCCGCGAGACACTCATCCGCAGACGGCTCGACGCGAACCGCACGGCGGCCGTGCACGAGCTCGCCCGAACCTCCGGGCACCCGATGGGCTCCGTGCTCACCGCGCTCTACGCGACCGCGTTCGCCCGCTGGTCGGGACGCGACGAGGTCGCCCTGGTCTCGACGTTCGCCAACCGGACCATCCCGGACGCGGACCGCTCCGTGGGCTTCTTCGCCAACAACGTCCCGGTGTTCCTGGGCCGCGCCGCCGGTCTGTCGCCCGCCGAGATGATCGACCGCGCCGCCCGCGTGGTGGGGCGCGCGGCCCAGCGGGAGGCCGTGCCCTTCCCGTTCTGGCTCGCCACGATGCTGCCCGGCCACGAGGATCTCGCGGGCAGCGCGCGCTACGCGTTCCTGAACGTCCGCAGCCAGGACCGCTCGGGCCTGGACCGGCTGGAGCTCGACGGAGTGACCTCGCGGGCGGTCCGCGTCGACATCGCGCTGACGCCGTCCTTCGCCCTCGGCCTGCGGGCCGGCGACAACGGCGACGACATCGCGCTCGAACTCGCCTTCCTGCCCGGCCTCGTCGCCCCGCAACGCGCCGAGGCGCTCATGGCGGAGCTCGAGGACGTCGTGGACGGGGCCGGACACCCGCGAGGAGGGCAGCGCCGGTGA